A segment of the Myotis daubentonii chromosome 6, mMyoDau2.1, whole genome shotgun sequence genome:
tttggtacTTTTACCTAATTTGTTAGATACAAACCACTTGAGATCaagaataaaaatcaatacaactCTTAGATCTGAGGAATGGTCAATCAGAATTTCTCTTAATATTATGAAGTAGATAGAATTGATGTCTTAGTCCAAAAGTTAcatgtgatttttaatttattctaaatttcAGAAAATTGAGACAGTAAATTGTAAATATTCCaacacattaaatatttaatgcattggaaatattttagataatattacttttaaaaataatttcaaagattGCATATTGTATTTAGGACTCTTAAATGCTGTGTCTACTAAAACTTTACTCCCAATGTTATTCCCTTTTTTTCCAGTTATTCACGGCATCCTATAAAGCAGGATATAGCTATATTTGCCAGAGTGTGGATTATTCTGATAATGTTAATGAAGTCAGGGTAAGTACATTAACTCTTAACCACAGAAGATTTAATTTTATAGTCCCCAGTCTGtgaaaaacatacttttatatAGTGGTAGAAGTGTACTGGATTGTTTTGTGTCAGTAAAGctattttttttcaagtacataattaaaaatctgttttcttaCCTACCGTGTTTTGCATTTGGTGTGGGAGTGTGAATACATGTTGGGTTACTAGattgcagtactttaaaaaaagttctaTGCTTAATGTAAAgatattttagatttttgttgtttttggtcAAGAATAGAAATTCATAAAGAGATTCTAATTTTTTGTTAAGAAAGTCTgaggaaaaacaaatgttttatagTATACCACAATTTTTATAGGTATAGACtcagtttttattatatttgcagaaaaataaaccaatagTAATAGAATGTTACCATATTTTACTTTCCAATCACCTACATTAataaatttaccattttattcaaatggaaaaaataatagttattttattaagtatttatcAAACTGCTCTTGTGTTTGTGGTTCATATTTAAAGATATATACATAAAACATGTAAACATGTTATATGTTTTATGTTACATGTAATATACGTAGTAATAATGTGATATGTAGTAGCTTCCCTTGAAAACACTAGCTTTTTGGAATTGGGGTTGGATAATATAAATAGCAATATTCATCAAGATCCAAGATCAAACTGCTTTAATGTACTTACTATGATATGTCCATGCCTTCATTTCCTTATTAGAAGATTTATGTGCCGATGAAAAAAATCACCCCTTTGGTTGTCATAATTCGTTTTATTCATTTAGCATATCAATTGTACTGAATATCAATTATATGCAGATAGTGTGAGGGGCACTGAAGACACGGAAAAGACGGGAACCCTGCCTTTATGGAGTTGACATTCTTGTGAAGGGTGGCAGAGGCAAACAATAGTCATGTAACAAATGGGAGGCAAGAAAATCAGACCTGTGGTATGACTGAAAAGGATGAGGGGAGTACTTCATTTAAATTTCTTGgctaggaaaaatatttttcggATAACCATATTGTCAGAGAACCTCCtcagggagaagaaaaggaaaaagtgtTTAACTTGCTTTCTTTTAGGACTGCACTTAGAAAAACCCCTTGGGTGAAACAACAAACTAATATTTTTaggataaagatttaaaatatcacCCTGGCCTGCATAACCAGTCACTTCTCCAAGAAATTAGCTATTGTGAGACTGTAAACTAGGAGGAGAGAGAACCAGAGATTCGCAACAGATTGCATGTGAAATTTTCCTCCCTGTCTCTTCTCCTCTTAATATTAGATGtagtagaataaatattttactcaGAGACTTGTTTTTGTATTTGTTGTTATGTAGCCAAGAAGTATCACTTTTCACTTTGATGTAGCTATTCAAAGGTATCTAATACAGTTTGCAAATGAAAGATAGGAATTATTTATTACTATTCATAAATTGTGGCTAATTTAGAGGCccagttttttgggggggaggataAGGCATTATCTTTTACCTTCTAGATAAAGTTTACTATGCCAAAATGGTTACTTTATTTTAAGGTACTAACATAATagtgaatattaaatatattgtgTTGCTGTGAGAGGTTAACTATTTTAAGCCTATTTTTAACCATATTATTACGCAAGCAAATTCAGTGAATAATTCTCAATCTGTAAATAAaagagtttattttctctttggccCACACTTtatgtaattttgtttttcaaaagaaaaaacaaacaaccaaaacccCATGATATCCAACAGGTGCAGGGATAAAATAAGGGATCTATTAATTCTAAAACATCTAAGCCTATGAATGAATCTGTTAGACAACACCTGACACACAAAGGTTTATTCAGTTAGGTACTCCCTAGGGCACATATCACAAAAAGTACTTGACATAAAAAGTTGAGTTTAGGCTTCTGTTATAATagaattctttaaaatactttaaaacatatatacagAAGTCACATCTCACTGGCTCCTTGGCTCCTTAATCTCAGCAGTATAGTAATCCTTCTGTACCATCTGGTGTCTTAATTAGAGCCCCCCAAAGAAAAGACTTACTTATGTAAGCAGGATTATATTTATGACCTAGGAAATGTttgttgtttctgtttatttattttaatctgctattttaaagattttactgCCTAATGCAGACTTCTGTGATTAGGTACTTTGTTGCATGTgttaaagtgagagagagagagatagacactaACAGAGACTGGTTGCTATCCATAAGCGTACTTACAAGAATATGAAGTATAATATAGACTAAGCATGAACGATTGAAGTGCCATGCACCTATACAAAGTaaatgcctcagtttctttaccaAATTGAAAAACATagcaatgtgaatgtatttacaGCTCTTGGTACTACAGCAGTTTGGTACTATGTGGATCCAGCTATGtatcatgaaatattttctatattgttAGTACAGAGTAGAAACAGATTTGGACTCTGGTCTTTCTCATTATTCCCCCATGGATAGATGCCTAGATTTCACACCTTCTTAAGCAAAAAATGATTTCATTCCTCGTACATTTTGTGTAGTGAAAATTATTTAGGACTTATATACAATGAGTAGAAAACTATATGATGATACCAATAataatgcttttctttctttatacagATAGCTGCTGCTCTGTGGTGGTACTTTGTATCTAAAGGAATTGAGTATTTGGACACAGTGTTTTTTATCCtaaggaagaaaaacaaccaaGTCTCTTTCCTTCATGTATATCATCACTGTACAATGTTTACATTGTGGTGGATTGGAATTAAGTGGGTCGCAGGGGGACAAGGTGAGCATTTTCAGAAACATATCTGCATTtattaaattatgtaaatatgTTGGATGGAAAGTAATGAGAACCTGGGAATTTGAGTTTGTCCATAATTTAACTTGCTTTCATGATTATTTCTGTATTAATTTCATTGTAAAGAAATTTGAAGAAAGTAAAGCTTTAGCTTTATTTGCCTGTGACTTTTTGCCTGTGACTACTTTAACACTGAAGATTTGTCCCAGAGATGAgcataaaataattataagtgtagaaaataatattttgatgggGAGCAGTTCTAGTAGTTTTCATCCAAAGGATATCAAGATATAGCTTCTCAGTCTGAAGGCTCCATTCCAGTTTAAGCCAAGAGCCCATTCCTGCTCTATAATATGCCGTAAAATCAGCATGTTGATTCTTACCCAAAGGAAATTATATATTGCTTTGTTAATGTTAAAGATAATCTGAATTCATAGTTTGGCTAAGATCTGCCTCTAGCTTTTCAGATGCCTGTAGATTGAAGATGATTTACATTCCTCTGATGAGGACCCATGGTACAAGACATTATAGTACAGTTCACCtcacttaaaattatttagaagcctaagaaatatttttgtaggTATTTATATTGGCACATCTAAAGGCAATAATGAGACATTTGAAAATTTACTTAAACCATTATATGTACCATGACTTCCCCCCTCAAGAATAATAGGATGAAAAGTAATACAGGTAATTCTATATTGGGGCCCACTTAAACTACTGGAGTACCCCACTTGAAAGCTCACTATTTTGAAAGTCCTTTGCATTTGGAGAACATCCATTTTATATGTTAAAACCTGAgtgtaaacattaaaaatacctAGCATGTTCTGACGAGAAAGCTTTTCAATAGTACTATTTTACAACATTTATTCCTAATCTTTACTCAAGATTGTTAGGAAATAAAGTAGACTCATTTGTTTCATATCCAAATAGTTTATTGACCAATAAAATTTTCTCTTATCTtgtaatttcctctttttttaaagcattttttggaGCCCAGCTGAATTCCTTCATTCATGTGATTATGTACTCATACTATGGGCTAACTGCATTTGGCCCATGGATTCAGAAGTATCTTTGGTGGAAACGATACCTGACCATGTTGCAACTGGTGAGTAAAATGCTTCTAAAGTTTCTTCTGGCGCAACACTGAACATGTTTGAGTTTATTGTAAAGTGCTGAGTGATTTTTGACAATTTTCTATTACAAATTCAACTCTATGAGCCAGCTTTGGGAGTTGAGGTTGCTTGGCTCTGAGCTACCTGTTCATAGAATTATGGGTTATGGCCACTTGCTTTTTAAGTGTCTTTAAAAGACTAGACTAGCTCTTGTCTAAgagaatattctttaaaaatatatatctgtgaAGTGGATGAGTAAAGATCTAAGCACACCACAAAGTACATAGACTCATATATgtctagaaaaataatataactcTTTCTtaggtgattttaaaaatatattattatttctcttcATCCTGTTTGCTGTTCCAGTTTTCAGTAATTGTTAACAAATCCCATACATTTAGAATAAAAGTTGAAGAAAAGGCATAGAGCCAAGAAAGGGTTGAGGTAAAGGAAGGGAACAAGGACTGGAGAACTCCTCTTATTTCTCCAACACCAATTCCTCGGAGAGCAGAGCTAGGTATTTTCAATTGCTAGTCTTTGGAGTAGACAGTttccagcacatccccagtaggacttCATATAGCATTTGGGTGCTTCAGTGTAACATTCAGAGCTAGGCACTAGCCTAGTCATGAAACTGGAAACCCAGACCAACCTGGTAGTATTCTTCAAGCCTTGGAATTTATTATAATTTGCTTTAATCATAGCATGCACACAATTTTATCAGTGAAATCACATTTGGAAATACTATCCATCTCTGCTTTAAGTTGCCAAACAGCTGGCTAACCAAACAGGAAACACAACTTTTGGCGAATGCTGGTGTGAACAATTCATTTGTAATTAAAATGCTACAGGAAGCTTCCTTCAGTTTTTGTGTAAGCTGTTTATACAGTTTGTGTAatttatttctcttagtaattAGTAAGTGGTCCCAAGAAAATGAAGAGATTACAAAAATCACATGAACTATTGATACCTATTTTGTTGGAGCCTGCACCTGACTCTCCTTGAGCGATGCCGTACTCAGTCACACCCACAGACACACCCTTTTTCGGTGATGCCAGTTCAAGAACCATTGTGAAATCCAAAGTTCTTAAAATCTGGATTTgccatggaaaattttttaagtgtttaacgTGATATAAGTTTGGGGCTTACctggaataaattattttaataatatttgataCAATAATACTGATAATGATATCCTTAAAGAGAAACCACAAAAGTCCATTCCAAATAGGATGTTAATTTATGAAGGGTAGTGTATTTCCAGTTCTTACAACAGATAATCATGTAGGCTAATCTTGTAAATACATAACACTGGTTAACACCAtgaaattcataatttttatcttgagaacctttcatttattaatatatttgaatttaaacTGATTTGCCTCATCTTAATTAAAAGCATCTTaattttggtttttctctttttaaaaactcttcaaGTTGAAAGTGATTCTCTCTTTTTGCACTATTTTCAACTACCTACTAAATTTTACCAAAGATCATAGCTTTTAAAGAATAGTGTTAATTCAAATGCCTATTACTTCTCTGCTATTTTGTAAGAAGTTCATTTTAAAACTATAGATACCAATTTACTGACAATTTTGTGGAAAGAAATAGGTCTAAAATGTGGGAGTAACACAAAAATTGAAGAGCCTCCAATACTATTACTTTACTCTCTTAGGCCACTGATATTCTCTCTCATTAGATGatattattcactagaggcccagtgcatgaaatttgtgcattggtagggatcctagtggctgccagctgccttccagggcctccctcccttcccctggttggccctgcccccagtcgaactcccagaagaactccctgttgggacaatttgcatactatgtttttattatataggattattatccAGCAGATATTCATTGAGTCAGACACTGTGCCAAAGACTCAGGAATCATCATAGCAAAACAGTGTCCTGCCCTTTGGACTTACATACGAGTGGAAAGATGGGTGATCCAGAAGTCAATTTTAGATAGCTGTCATTCTTATAAaggaaaaacccacacaaaacaaaaaccctttgGTGAATGAGATTGAAATGGCCAGTTGGGTGGAGGCACTTTAGTTCTAGTCATCAGGAAGCCTTGCTGAGGAGAAGGCACTTGAGCAGCTACCTGAATGAGCAAGAGCCAGGAGTGGGAGCCAGAGAACTATTAAACTTTGGATAAGGTGGCAGAATTTGGGCCTGTCTTAGCTATCTAGAAGATTCTGAAGTTGTTTGCTATgcatttgcttctgttttccaggTTCAGTTCTTTGTGACCATTGGACACACAGCAATGTCTCTTTACACGGATTGCCCCTTCCCGAAGTGGATGCACTGGGCTCTGATTGCCTACACAATCAGCTTCATATTCCTCTTCCTCAACTTCTACATTCGGACATATAATGAGCCTAAAAAATCAAACACTGGAAAAACAGCTGTGAATGGTATTTCAGCCAATGGTGTGAACAAATCAGAAAAACTGGTGATAGAAAATGGCAAAAAGCAGAAAAATGGAAAAGCGAAAGGAGAGTAAATTGAACAAGGTCTTAACTGCTGTTGACAGTGAGGAAGTCCCATTTCAGATAAAATTTCAGGGAAAACAAGCAAATgagggtttggggtggggagaaaaATGGCAAATGTGCTCTTATGTATTAGTGACCTTTAGATTGAGTAAAGTGTTAGCTATGATACCCAGATGTTTTATttatgaagtttttattttaaacatttttttttattagctttCATGTTGTCCAGACCAAAGCAATTGTTATGTGACTTTGGAGGCATCGTTTGTCTATTGCATGAAATTTCTCATGTATCTTACATGCAGTTATTCCTCAGTCCGATGATCACAGAAACACAGTCTTTATGAGTTTTTTTGGCTAAATTACTAATTACCTACTGATTAAATCAGTTACTATACATTTGCTGGTCCAAAGCTAGAAATGCAGATACTTTAAAATTTGCACATTTGAATTCTTTTGCTGACTGGAATGATTGAATCTCTCCACCTCTGGTTTGAATATACCTTTGTGGttgtaattaaatttttaaaatctgatgaTCTCTGTAGACTTTTAGAGGCTTGATGATGATGGTGTTGgtgaaaataagaaagaattaCAGTAAAATCCTGTCTGGTGACCCAGAGGTCACCATGACTTGTGGCACACAAATCACTGCGGGAAACAGTTTTTGTGAAAAGGCAGCCTTTCAATATTTCTATGACTATCAGAAATACATTAtgaaaattaagattattgtcTGATTGGAACATGAAACAACTCATGTCTTTATTGGTGTCATCATAAATAGTTACATTCATGTGCTGTTAGGAGACAGTATGTTGATTTTTACCAGACTTCTAATGTTTTGATTTGCGGCTGTTAACCGATTTTTCATATGTGGAAATATACCTACCTCTTCTGTtggaaagaacatttaaaattaaataaattttaattaaaaaaatcaaggagTCCTCTATTGTAGATCTTAATATTGACTATCCAATccactagtatttttttttttttttgcttttttacaaATGGGCATACACCAAAT
Coding sequences within it:
- the ELOVL4 gene encoding elongation of very long chain fatty acids protein 4; the protein is MGLLDSEPGSVLNAMSTALNDTMEFYRWTWSITDKRVENWPLMQSPWPTLCISTLYLLFVWLGPKWMKAREPFQMRLVLIVYNFGMVLLNLFIFRELFTASYKAGYSYICQSVDYSDNVNEVRIAAALWWYFVSKGIEYLDTVFFILRKKNNQVSFLHVYHHCTMFTLWWIGIKWVAGGQAFFGAQLNSFIHVIMYSYYGLTAFGPWIQKYLWWKRYLTMLQLVQFFVTIGHTAMSLYTDCPFPKWMHWALIAYTISFIFLFLNFYIRTYNEPKKSNTGKTAVNGISANGVNKSEKLVIENGKKQKNGKAKGE